The Castor canadensis chromosome X, mCasCan1.hap1v2, whole genome shotgun sequence genome includes a region encoding these proteins:
- the Rab33a gene encoding ras-related protein Rab-33A isoform X1, with amino-acid sequence MAQPILGHGSLQPASAAGLASLELDSSLDQYVQIRIFKIIVIGDSNVGKTCLTFRFCGGTFPDKTEATIGVDFREKTVEIEGEKIKVQVWDTAGQERFRKSMVEHYYRNVHAVVFVYDVTKMTSFTNLKMWIQECNGHAVPPLVPKVLVGNKCDLREQIQVPSNLALKFADAHNMLLFETSAKDPKESQNVESIFMCLACRLKAQKSLLNRDAERQQGKVQKLELSQEANSKASCPC; translated from the exons ATGGCGCAGCCCATCCTGGGCCATGGGAGCCTGCAGCCCGCCTCAGCTGCTGGCTTGGCATCCCTGGAGCTCGACTCGTCGCTGGACCAGTACGTGCAGATTCGCATCTTCAAAATCATCGTGATTGGAGACTCCAACGTGGGCAAGACTTGCCTGACCTTCCGCTTCTGCGGGGGGACCTTCCCGGACAAGACTGAAGCTACCATCGGTGTGGACTTCAGGGAGAAGACCGTGGAAATCGAGGGCGAGAAGATCAAG GTTCAGGTGTGGGACACAGCAGGTCAAGAACGCTTTCGCAAAAGCATGGTTGAGCATTACTACCGCAATGTGCATGCGGTGGTCTTTGTTTATGACGTCACCAAGATGACATCCTTCACCAACCTAAAAATGTGGATCCAAGAATGCAACGGGCATGCTGTACCCCCACTAGTCCCGAAGGTGCTTGTGGGTAACAAGTGTGACTTGCGGGAACAGATTCAGGTGCCCTCCAACTTAGCCCTGAAATTTGCTGATGCCCACAACATGCTCTTATTCGAAACATCAGCCAAGGACCCCAAAGAAAGCCAGAACGTGGAGTCGATTTTCATGTGCCTGGCTTGCCGACTGAAGGCCCAGAAATCCCTGCTGAATCGTGATGCTGAGAGGCAGCAAGGCAAGGTGCAGAAACTGGAGCTCTCACAGGAAGCTAACAGTAAAGCTTCCTGTCCTTGTTGA
- the Rab33a gene encoding ras-related protein Rab-33A isoform X2, whose product MAQPILGHGSLQPASAAGLASLELDSSLDQYVQIRIFKIIVIGDSNVGKTCLTFRFCGGTFPDKTEATIGVDFREKTVEIEGEKIKVIQTVRFRCGTQQVKNAFAKAWLSITTAMCMRWSLFMTSPR is encoded by the exons ATGGCGCAGCCCATCCTGGGCCATGGGAGCCTGCAGCCCGCCTCAGCTGCTGGCTTGGCATCCCTGGAGCTCGACTCGTCGCTGGACCAGTACGTGCAGATTCGCATCTTCAAAATCATCGTGATTGGAGACTCCAACGTGGGCAAGACTTGCCTGACCTTCCGCTTCTGCGGGGGGACCTTCCCGGACAAGACTGAAGCTACCATCGGTGTGGACTTCAGGGAGAAGACCGTGGAAATCGAGGGCGAGAAGATCAAGGTGATCCAGACGGTCAG GTTCAGGTGTGGGACACAGCAGGTCAAGAACGCTTTCGCAAAAGCATGGTTGAGCATTACTACCGCAATGTGCATGCGGTGGTCTTTGTTTATGACGTCACCAAGATGA